The following coding sequences lie in one Candidatus Cloacimonadota bacterium genomic window:
- the hflX gene encoding GTPase HflX, with translation MEFTKEVKQRVFLIGLYTGKEKREEYERTVDELEHLSKTAGADVLGRFVQHLEKPNPATYIGKGKIAEIKTETKSKDIDTLIFNDNLSPAQAKNIARITNCNIVDRTELILDIFATHAQTKQAKMQVELAMLQYNYSKLRNLWQHFSRIEGGIGLRGPGETQIELDRREIKKKISILQRRIKDLDKISVVKRKKRSNLKNVSLIGYTNAGKTTLFNRITGEHLYVADQLFATLDSTTRAIQRNGEERIVISDTIGFIKKLPHTLVSSFHSTLLEVTEADLLLHVVDVSQPDFEQYIEAVNDVLQEIGADDKDILYVFNKLDMLKDTVKTKFVKKGLMMKYPASVFISAKYDENFEELFSLIFDYLSNIKREEVLHIPLEMKKLISFLKSQVEVLEKQIDKSNKEQILKVRIAKELSQKVRKQIDDYKFRQYINEE, from the coding sequence ATGGAGTTTACCAAAGAAGTTAAACAACGAGTTTTTTTAATTGGATTATACACAGGAAAAGAGAAGAGAGAAGAATACGAACGAACGGTAGATGAGTTGGAACATCTCAGCAAGACAGCAGGAGCTGATGTTTTAGGGAGATTTGTTCAGCATCTGGAAAAACCAAATCCTGCGACATACATCGGAAAAGGAAAGATCGCTGAGATCAAAACCGAAACAAAAAGCAAAGATATCGATACCCTGATCTTCAATGATAACCTCTCCCCTGCCCAAGCAAAGAACATTGCCCGTATAACTAACTGTAATATCGTAGATAGAACGGAACTGATCCTCGATATCTTCGCTACTCATGCCCAGACCAAGCAAGCCAAGATGCAGGTCGAACTGGCAATGCTGCAATACAACTATTCCAAGCTGCGTAATCTCTGGCAGCACTTTTCGCGTATCGAGGGTGGTATCGGACTGAGAGGTCCGGGAGAGACGCAGATCGAGTTAGACCGTCGTGAGATAAAAAAGAAGATCAGTATCCTGCAGAGAAGGATCAAGGATCTAGACAAGATCTCGGTCGTGAAAAGGAAGAAACGCTCCAACCTGAAGAATGTCTCTCTGATCGGTTATACCAATGCCGGCAAGACAACCCTCTTCAACAGAATAACCGGAGAGCATCTCTATGTAGCCGACCAGCTCTTTGCTACACTCGATTCTACTACCAGAGCTATCCAGCGAAACGGTGAAGAGAGGATAGTGATCAGCGATACGATCGGCTTTATCAAGAAACTCCCGCATACGCTGGTCAGTTCATTCCATTCCACGCTGCTGGAGGTAACTGAAGCTGATCTGCTGCTGCACGTCGTTGATGTCTCACAACCCGATTTCGAGCAATATATCGAAGCGGTGAACGATGTTTTACAAGAGATCGGAGCTGATGATAAGGATATTCTCTATGTATTCAATAAGCTCGATATGCTTAAAGATACTGTAAAGACGAAATTCGTGAAGAAGGGATTGATGATGAAATATCCGGCATCGGTCTTTATCTCAGCAAAGTATGATGAAAATTTCGAGGAGCTGTTCTCACTTATCTTTGATTACTTGAGCAACATTAAACGAGAAGAGGTCTTACATATCCCGTTGGAGATGAAGAAACTGATCAGCTTTCTTAAGTCACAAGTGGAAGTATTAGAAAAACAGATTGACAAATCAAACAAAGAACAAATTTTGAAAGTCAGAATTGCTAAGGAGTTATCTCAAAAGGTGAGAAAGCAGATTGATGACTATAAATTCAGGCAATATATAAATGAAGAATAA
- the leuS gene encoding leucine--tRNA ligase — protein MEYPFNEIEPKWQKIWQEQGLFNTKELENKKKYYILSMFPYPSGALHMGHVSNYSIGDAMTRYKLMQGFNVFQPMGYDSFGLPAENFAIQNNTHPRLSTEENIKIMRGQFDRMGFGLDWNREISTCRPEYYKWNQWLFKRLFDKGLVYKKKAYLNWCDECQTVLANEQVEAGQCWRCESKVQQKEMEQWFIRITAYTEELLDFSKVIDWPERVKIMQTNWIGKSEGTKIHFQVAGSDDVISVFTTRPDTIFGCTYMALPPEHPYVVEWLKNTPADSPLHAFCERIINQDKIERTADDTTKEGMFSGHYCINPVNGVKIPIWITNYVLLDYGTGAVMAVPAHDQRDFEFAKKYELPIRIVIQDPARSLDLVTMKMAYIEPGYLVNSAQFNDMESEASQKAITEWMVENDYGEFTVSYRLRDWGISRQRYWGTPIPIIHCSRCGAVLVPDDDLPVELPTNVEVGKTRQNPLLSVEDWINVQCPQCQGPARRETDTMDTFLDSSWYYARFTDTNNDQEPFSKHNADYWLPVDQYIGGIEHACMHLMYARFFHKFMRDIGLLSGDEPFARLLTQGMVIKDGAKMSKSKGNVVDPNYIIDRYGSDTARVFMLFASPPDKDVEWSDEGIMGAFRFLNRIWRLITNNRELILQYKDKVVSEESDLTKELLYSTHFTVKKVTEDIEQRMQFNTAIAALMEHLNNLTAVKDISKLTNDEKAAFVQGCLIIPRLVYSFAPHIAEELWNQCGYDTLIHTSGFPVWDEKYLQRDEINYVIQVQGKVRGRVTVSVTTTEDEIKQKALQVDNVQKFIEDREIKKIVIVKNKLVSIVL, from the coding sequence ATGGAATATCCTTTTAATGAGATTGAACCCAAATGGCAGAAGATTTGGCAGGAACAGGGACTCTTTAATACCAAAGAGCTCGAGAATAAGAAGAAGTATTATATCTTATCGATGTTTCCTTATCCTTCCGGAGCTTTACACATGGGTCACGTCTCCAACTACTCGATAGGTGATGCGATGACCCGCTACAAACTTATGCAGGGATTTAATGTCTTTCAACCGATGGGTTATGACTCTTTCGGTCTTCCGGCAGAGAATTTTGCGATTCAGAATAACACACATCCCCGTCTTTCTACGGAAGAGAACATCAAGATCATGCGCGGACAGTTTGACAGAATGGGTTTTGGACTTGATTGGAACAGAGAGATCAGTACTTGTCGCCCTGAATATTATAAATGGAATCAATGGCTCTTTAAGCGTCTCTTTGATAAAGGATTAGTCTATAAGAAAAAGGCCTATCTCAACTGGTGTGATGAATGCCAAACCGTACTCGCTAATGAACAGGTAGAAGCCGGACAATGCTGGCGCTGTGAAAGCAAAGTTCAGCAAAAAGAGATGGAGCAATGGTTTATCAGGATCACTGCCTATACCGAAGAACTGCTCGATTTCTCTAAGGTTATCGATTGGCCGGAACGGGTAAAAATTATGCAGACCAACTGGATAGGGAAGAGCGAAGGGACGAAGATCCATTTCCAGGTCGCTGGCTCTGATGATGTCATCTCGGTTTTTACAACCAGACCGGATACGATTTTCGGCTGTACCTATATGGCACTGCCACCGGAGCACCCTTATGTTGTGGAATGGCTGAAGAATACCCCTGCAGATTCACCGCTGCATGCCTTCTGCGAGAGAATTATCAATCAGGATAAGATCGAACGAACAGCTGATGATACTACCAAAGAGGGTATGTTCAGTGGTCATTATTGCATCAATCCTGTTAATGGTGTGAAGATCCCTATCTGGATAACTAACTATGTGCTGCTTGATTACGGTACCGGAGCAGTTATGGCTGTTCCTGCTCATGACCAGCGTGATTTTGAGTTTGCTAAGAAGTACGAACTCCCGATCAGGATAGTGATACAAGATCCAGCCAGAAGTCTCGATTTAGTCACTATGAAGATGGCATATATCGAACCGGGTTATCTCGTTAATTCAGCGCAATTTAATGATATGGAGAGTGAAGCATCCCAAAAAGCTATTACCGAATGGATGGTAGAAAACGACTATGGTGAGTTCACGGTAAGCTATAGATTACGTGATTGGGGTATCTCCCGTCAAAGATATTGGGGAACTCCTATCCCGATCATTCACTGTTCGAGATGTGGAGCTGTCCTTGTTCCTGATGATGATCTTCCTGTCGAGCTCCCTACCAATGTAGAGGTGGGGAAGACGAGACAGAATCCGCTGCTCTCTGTTGAAGATTGGATCAATGTTCAGTGTCCTCAATGTCAAGGTCCGGCAAGAAGAGAGACCGATACGATGGATACATTTCTCGATAGCTCCTGGTATTATGCCCGTTTTACTGATACTAATAATGATCAGGAACCGTTCAGCAAGCATAACGCTGATTATTGGCTGCCGGTCGATCAATACATCGGTGGGATCGAACATGCTTGTATGCATCTGATGTATGCCCGCTTCTTCCATAAGTTTATGCGGGATATAGGACTCCTGAGCGGTGACGAACCGTTTGCTCGTCTTCTGACCCAGGGTATGGTCATCAAGGACGGAGCAAAGATGTCAAAATCGAAGGGCAATGTAGTTGATCCCAATTACATCATAGACCGTTATGGCTCTGATACGGCACGGGTGTTTATGCTCTTTGCCTCGCCACCCGATAAAGATGTAGAATGGAGTGATGAAGGGATCATGGGTGCGTTCCGTTTCCTTAACAGGATATGGCGACTCATAACAAACAATAGAGAGTTGATCCTTCAATACAAGGATAAAGTTGTCAGTGAAGAGAGCGATCTGACCAAAGAACTGCTCTATTCGACTCATTTTACGGTTAAAAAAGTCACCGAAGACATCGAACAGAGGATGCAATTCAATACGGCTATAGCAGCTCTGATGGAGCATCTGAACAATCTGACTGCTGTTAAAGATATCAGCAAACTGACTAATGATGAAAAAGCTGCCTTTGTGCAGGGTTGTCTGATCATACCGCGGCTTGTTTATTCCTTTGCTCCGCATATTGCGGAAGAGCTTTGGAATCAGTGTGGATATGATACTCTCATCCATACTTCCGGTTTCCCTGTCTGGGATGAAAAATATCTGCAGCGTGATGAGATCAATTATGTCATTCAGGTGCAGGGTAAAGTGAGAGGGAGAGTTACTGTTTCGGTTACTACCACTGAGGACGAGATCAAACAGAAGGCACTGCAGGTTGATAATGTCCAAAAATTCATTGAAGACCGGGAGATAAAGAAGATCGTCATCGTAAAGAACAAGCTGGTCAGCATCGTGCTATGA
- a CDS encoding PLP-dependent aminotransferase family protein, translating into MISDLERIFSVNAQGMKKSQIRELLKLTQDPEIISFAGGLPSAESFPVEELNDIVCKIMKTEAHIALQYGATEGDTLLRTLLVERYRKEGHDISLKNIIITTASQQALDLISKIFINRGDKVIVGLPSYLGGLGAFGSYGADMIGIPLDDEGMSVDKLEDVLRDLKAKDQKPKFIYIIPDFQNPSGITMSKQRRLDIIALAKRYDVLIIEDSPYRELRFEGEHVETMFSLDKSEQVVLLGTFSKIFAPGFRIGWVIGNEHILNKIVVAKQSTDLCTPPFTQRIAARYIENGLLDINIKKIINLYREKRDVMLDAFEKYMPQGVSWTKPHGGLFLFLTVPEHIDASKLFLDAIKEKVAFVIGSSFYCNGEGKNTMRINFSYSSKELNIEGVKRLAKVIESYL; encoded by the coding sequence ATGATTAGTGATTTGGAAAGAATTTTTTCAGTTAATGCCCAAGGCATGAAAAAATCGCAGATCAGAGAACTTTTGAAGTTAACTCAAGACCCGGAAATAATTTCCTTTGCCGGGGGCTTACCATCGGCAGAATCTTTCCCTGTGGAAGAACTGAACGATATTGTTTGTAAAATAATGAAAACCGAGGCGCATATTGCCCTGCAATATGGTGCTACAGAAGGTGATACCCTTCTCAGAACCCTTCTAGTAGAACGTTATAGAAAAGAAGGGCACGATATTTCTCTTAAGAACATCATAATTACTACCGCTTCCCAACAGGCACTCGACCTGATCTCCAAGATCTTTATCAACAGAGGTGACAAGGTTATTGTCGGTCTCCCCTCTTATCTGGGTGGTTTAGGTGCTTTTGGCAGCTATGGAGCCGATATGATCGGTATTCCCTTGGATGATGAGGGTATGAGTGTTGATAAACTGGAAGATGTTTTAAGAGACCTCAAAGCCAAGGATCAGAAACCGAAGTTTATCTATATTATCCCCGACTTCCAGAACCCTTCCGGGATCACGATGAGTAAGCAGCGCAGACTCGATATTATCGCCTTGGCAAAGAGATATGATGTATTGATCATCGAAGACAGTCCTTATCGTGAATTGAGATTTGAAGGTGAACATGTGGAGACGATGTTTAGTCTGGATAAAAGTGAACAGGTTGTTCTGCTCGGAACCTTCTCTAAGATCTTTGCTCCCGGTTTTCGTATCGGGTGGGTAATCGGTAATGAGCATATCCTCAATAAGATAGTTGTCGCCAAGCAATCTACCGACCTTTGTACCCCGCCATTTACACAGCGTATCGCTGCCAGATATATCGAAAATGGTTTATTGGACATTAACATCAAAAAGATCATTAATCTCTATCGAGAAAAACGTGATGTCATGTTGGACGCTTTTGAAAAATATATGCCTCAAGGGGTTAGCTGGACTAAACCACACGGCGGTTTGTTCCTCTTCTTAACCGTGCCGGAACATATCGATGCCAGTAAACTATTCCTTGATGCTATCAAAGAAAAAGTTGCCTTTGTTATCGGATCTAGCTTTTACTGTAATGGTGAAGGAAAGAATACAATGAGGATCAATTTCTCGTATTCTTCGAAAGAGTTGAATATTGAAGGTGTGAAACGATTGGCAAAAGTCATCGAATCTTACCTTTAA